A single Triticum dicoccoides isolate Atlit2015 ecotype Zavitan chromosome 2A, WEW_v2.0, whole genome shotgun sequence DNA region contains:
- the LOC119354361 gene encoding peroxidase 7-like, whose product MRTALSLLSFLAVSVLILAPMAMADGYSQPQDYQPPAYRKPADGLAAGYYGESCPDMEGIVQRAVKKAFAADYTIAAGLIRLFFHDFAVGGCDASILIDAPGSEKYAAASKTLRGFELIEAIKTELEAKCPKTVSCADILTAATRDASREVGVSYWPLVYGRKDGRQSRKEAADKYVPMGRESVTDLVAFFESMGLNVRDLVVLSGAHTIGKASCAAVKPRLCKSKPETLDGKYGDFLRRKCRRGDAEHERVELDGVRPTAFDNGYYKNLERRMGLLETDQKMLHDSRTRSFVQEMAREPEEFKRQFAESMRWLGNVQVLTGSEGEVRSKCSAVNY is encoded by the exons ATGAGGACGGCGTTGTCGCTTCTCTCCTTCCTCGCCGTCTCAGTGCTTATCCTCGCCCCCATGGCGATGGCGGACGGCTACAGCCAGCCGCAAGACTACCAGCCGCCGGCCTACAGGAAGCCCGCGGACGGCCTTGCCGCCGGATACTACGGCGAGTCGTGCCCCGACATGGAGGGCATCGTCCAGAGGGCCGTCAAGAAGGCCTTCGCCGCAGACTACACCATCGCCGCGGGCCTCATCCGCCTCTTCTTCCACGACTTTGCCGTCGGG GGGTGCGACGCGTCGATCCTGATAGACGCGCCGGGGAGCGAGAAGTACGCCGCGGCGAGCAAGACGCTCCGGGGCTTCGAGCTCATCGAGGCCATCAAGACGGAGCTGGAGGCCAAGTGCCCCAAGaccgtctcctgcgccgacatcctcaccgccgccacccgcgaCGCCAGCAGGGAGGTGGGAGTGAGCTACTGGCCGCTCGTGTACGGCCGCAAGGACGGCCGCCAGTCCCGCAAAGAGGCCGCCGACAAGTACGTGCCCATGGGCCGCGAGAGCGTCACAGACCTCGTCGCCTTCTTCGAGTCCATGGGCCTAAACGTCCGCGACCTCGTCGTCCTCTCCGGCGCGCACACCATCGGCAAGGCCAGCTGTGCCGCCGTGAAGCCGCGTCTGTGCAAGAGCAAGCCGGAGACGCTGGACGGCAAGTACGGCGACTTCCTGAGGCGCAAGTGCCGCCGCGGCGACGCGGAGCACGAGCGAGTGGAGCTTGACGGCGTCAGGCCCACGGCGTTCGATAACGGCTACTACAAGAACCTGGAGCGCAGGATGGGACTCCTGGAGACGGACCAGAAGATGCTCCATGACTCCCGGACCAGGAGCTTCGTCCAGGAAATGGCCCGAGAGCCCGAGGAATTCAAGCGCCAATTCGCCGAGTCCATGCGCTGGCTCGGCAACGTGCAGGTCCTCACCGGCAGCGAGGGCGAGGTTCGATCCAAGTGCTCCGCCGTCAACTACTGA